One Dioscorea cayenensis subsp. rotundata cultivar TDr96_F1 chromosome 17, TDr96_F1_v2_PseudoChromosome.rev07_lg8_w22 25.fasta, whole genome shotgun sequence DNA window includes the following coding sequences:
- the LOC120280784 gene encoding protein CASPARIAN STRIP INTEGRITY FACTOR 1-like: MMMPSERSTSTLLLLILISASLFSASFAGEHRKLLHRSAPTLFANAFKHEYSSRKFRDEEQQILLPRSRILVVKTNDYGNYEPTPALTKPPFKLIPN; the protein is encoded by the exons ATGATGATGCCTTCTGAGAGATCAACAagcactcttcttcttctcatcctcATCTCAGCATCACTGTTTTCAGCTTCTTTTGCAG GTGAACATCGAAAACTTCTTCATAGATCTGCACCAACTCTATTTGCAAATGCCTTCAAACAT GAATATTCATCAAGGAAATTTAGAGATGAAGAACAACAAATCCTACTTCCTCGATCGCGAATTCTCGTCGTAAAGACGAATGATTATGGAAACTATGAACCTACTCCAGCACTCACTAAGCCTCCTTTTAAGCTCATACCTAATTAA
- the LOC120280944 gene encoding uncharacterized WD repeat-containing protein C17D11.16-like isoform X1 translates to MISAVCWIPKGASKVVPESFEPPTQEEIEEITKSGALERSNDSEEEEEQDMEMDDTEKEVGGVARALAAVKALGKAHGDNSSNDLKGIIDALRELDMDHYDDEDDGINVLSSGLGDIYYPSNDMDPYLQGMDDDDDEDVEDRTIKPTDAVIVCACNEDDVSSLQVSIFEELEDKETNLYANNEIILSAFPLCTAWLDCNLKGGESGDKGNFIAVGSMEPAIEIWDLDLLGEVQPFMVLGGISKKKTGKKTSIKYKRGSHRDSVLGLAWNKVVRNALASASADKTVKVWDMVTGKCTVTLEHHTDKVQAVAWSRYAPEILVSGSFDHTVALMDVRFNDRAPNTWQVSADVESVELDPHNEHLFAVSLDNGTVQGFDARTATSVSTSGSRSIFTLHAHEKAVTSIAYNPAAPNLLATGSMDKKVKLWDLSNNQPSCVASTNPKAGSVFSLAFSEDCPFQLAIGGSKGKLKVWDVLTDHGVANKFGKFANGGTETAPVG, encoded by the exons ATGATTTCGGCTGTGTGTTGGATCCCGAAGGGGGCTTCAAAGGTTGTCCCTGAGTCATTTGAGCCACCTACTCAAGAGGAGATCGAAGAGATTACAAAGTCTGGAGCATTGGAGAGAAG TAATGATagtgaagaagaggaagaacagGATATGGAAATGGATGACACTGAGAAGGAGGTTGGTGGAGTTGCTCGGGCATTAGCTGCAGTGAAGGCTCTTGGGAAGGCTCATGGAGATAATAGTTCGAATGATCTGAAGGGCATCATTGACGCCCTTAGAGAGCTTGACATGGATCAttatgatgatgaggatgatg GAATCAATGTTCTGAGTTCGGGACTAGGTGACATTTATTATCCAAGCAATGACATGGACCCTTACTTGCAGGGCATGGAT GATGACGATGACGAAGATGTTGAGGACAGGACTATAAAACCAACTGATGCAGTTATAGTCTGTGCTTGCAATGAGGATGATGTCAGTTCTCTTCAG GTTTCAATATTTGAGGAATTAGAGGACAAGGAGACAAATCTGTAtgctaataatgaaattattctTTCAGCATTTCCCCTGTGCACAGCTTGGCTTGATTGCAACCTAAAAGGTGGTGAATCTGGTGATAAAG GGAACTTCATAGCTGTTGGCTCAATGGAACCCGCTATTGAGATATGGGACCTTGATCTT CTTGGAGAGGTTCAACCTTTTATGGTATTAGGAGGGATCTCtaagaagaaaacaggaaagaAG ACATCAATCAAATACAAGAGGGGCAGTCACAGAGATTCAGTACTTGGCCTTGCTTGGAACAAAGTTGTCAG GAATGCTCTAGCTAGTGCTAGTGCTGACAAGACTGTTAAAGTGTGGGACATGGTTACTGGGAAATGCACCGTGACTTTGGAGCATCACACAGACAAG GTGCAAGCAGTCGCATGGAGCCGATATGCACCAGAAATACTTGTTAGTGGATCTTTTGACCATACAGTTGCCTTG ATGGATGTCCGATTTAATGACCGTGCCCCAAACACATGGCAGGTTTCAGCTGATGTTGAGAGTGTAGAGTTGGATCCGCATAATGAACACTTGTTTGCT GTGAGTCTTGACAATGGTACTGTTCAAGGCTTTGATGCCCGGACAGCTACTTCAGTTTCAACATCTGGTTCCAGGTCGATTTTCACTCTCCATGCTCATGAGAAAGCTGTCACCTCAATTGCTTATAATCCAGCTGCACCTAAT CTTCTTGCTACAGGTTCAATGGATAAAAAG GTCAAACTTTGGGATCTGTCTAACAACCAACCTTCATGTGTTGCGTCCACAAATCCGAAAGCT GGATCTGTTTTCTCTTTAGCATTCTCAGAAGACTGTCCTTTCCAACTAGCCATCGGAGGTTCGAAGGGGAAGCTGAAG GTTTGGGACGTACTCACTGATCATGGTGTTGCTAATAAATTCGGGAAGTTCGCCAACGGAGGAACGGAAACTGCGCCGGTTGGTTGA
- the LOC120280944 gene encoding uncharacterized WD repeat-containing protein C17D11.16-like isoform X2, with product MISAVCWIPKGASKVVPESFEPPTQEEIEEITKSGALERSEEEEEQDMEMDDTEKEVGGVARALAAVKALGKAHGDNSSNDLKGIIDALRELDMDHYDDEDDGINVLSSGLGDIYYPSNDMDPYLQGMDDDDDEDVEDRTIKPTDAVIVCACNEDDVSSLQVSIFEELEDKETNLYANNEIILSAFPLCTAWLDCNLKGGESGDKGNFIAVGSMEPAIEIWDLDLLGEVQPFMVLGGISKKKTGKKTSIKYKRGSHRDSVLGLAWNKVVRNALASASADKTVKVWDMVTGKCTVTLEHHTDKVQAVAWSRYAPEILVSGSFDHTVALMDVRFNDRAPNTWQVSADVESVELDPHNEHLFAVSLDNGTVQGFDARTATSVSTSGSRSIFTLHAHEKAVTSIAYNPAAPNLLATGSMDKKVKLWDLSNNQPSCVASTNPKAGSVFSLAFSEDCPFQLAIGGSKGKLKVWDVLTDHGVANKFGKFANGGTETAPVG from the exons ATGATTTCGGCTGTGTGTTGGATCCCGAAGGGGGCTTCAAAGGTTGTCCCTGAGTCATTTGAGCCACCTACTCAAGAGGAGATCGAAGAGATTACAAAGTCTGGAGCATTGGAGAGAAG tgaagaagaggaagaacagGATATGGAAATGGATGACACTGAGAAGGAGGTTGGTGGAGTTGCTCGGGCATTAGCTGCAGTGAAGGCTCTTGGGAAGGCTCATGGAGATAATAGTTCGAATGATCTGAAGGGCATCATTGACGCCCTTAGAGAGCTTGACATGGATCAttatgatgatgaggatgatg GAATCAATGTTCTGAGTTCGGGACTAGGTGACATTTATTATCCAAGCAATGACATGGACCCTTACTTGCAGGGCATGGAT GATGACGATGACGAAGATGTTGAGGACAGGACTATAAAACCAACTGATGCAGTTATAGTCTGTGCTTGCAATGAGGATGATGTCAGTTCTCTTCAG GTTTCAATATTTGAGGAATTAGAGGACAAGGAGACAAATCTGTAtgctaataatgaaattattctTTCAGCATTTCCCCTGTGCACAGCTTGGCTTGATTGCAACCTAAAAGGTGGTGAATCTGGTGATAAAG GGAACTTCATAGCTGTTGGCTCAATGGAACCCGCTATTGAGATATGGGACCTTGATCTT CTTGGAGAGGTTCAACCTTTTATGGTATTAGGAGGGATCTCtaagaagaaaacaggaaagaAG ACATCAATCAAATACAAGAGGGGCAGTCACAGAGATTCAGTACTTGGCCTTGCTTGGAACAAAGTTGTCAG GAATGCTCTAGCTAGTGCTAGTGCTGACAAGACTGTTAAAGTGTGGGACATGGTTACTGGGAAATGCACCGTGACTTTGGAGCATCACACAGACAAG GTGCAAGCAGTCGCATGGAGCCGATATGCACCAGAAATACTTGTTAGTGGATCTTTTGACCATACAGTTGCCTTG ATGGATGTCCGATTTAATGACCGTGCCCCAAACACATGGCAGGTTTCAGCTGATGTTGAGAGTGTAGAGTTGGATCCGCATAATGAACACTTGTTTGCT GTGAGTCTTGACAATGGTACTGTTCAAGGCTTTGATGCCCGGACAGCTACTTCAGTTTCAACATCTGGTTCCAGGTCGATTTTCACTCTCCATGCTCATGAGAAAGCTGTCACCTCAATTGCTTATAATCCAGCTGCACCTAAT CTTCTTGCTACAGGTTCAATGGATAAAAAG GTCAAACTTTGGGATCTGTCTAACAACCAACCTTCATGTGTTGCGTCCACAAATCCGAAAGCT GGATCTGTTTTCTCTTTAGCATTCTCAGAAGACTGTCCTTTCCAACTAGCCATCGGAGGTTCGAAGGGGAAGCTGAAG GTTTGGGACGTACTCACTGATCATGGTGTTGCTAATAAATTCGGGAAGTTCGCCAACGGAGGAACGGAAACTGCGCCGGTTGGTTGA
- the LOC120280059 gene encoding bZIP transcription factor 11-like, which yields MVSSSGASSGTGTGTGTGTGTGTGSSSHGQNSSFELIDQRKQKRMLSNRESARRSRMRKQKHLDDLMALANELRKENSKFITSLNYTTQQYLAVEADNSVLRTQMMELTNRLQSLNEIIQFMSLNNFANVNVAATAFLSDDSSPPSMVNDNLMMPWNMMMMMMYMNHNHHQLQQQQQHEEQEPMLMNMFEYC from the coding sequence ATGGTTTCCTCCAGTGGAGCATCATCAGGAACTGGAACAGGAACTGGAACTGGAACTGGAACAGGAACAGGATCATCAAGCCATGGCCAAAACTCAAGCTTTGAACTGATAGATCAGAGAAAGCAGAAGAGAATGCTGTCAAATAGAGAGTCTGCAAGAAGATCCAGAATGAGAAAACAAAAGCATTTGGATGATCTAATGGCACTAGCTAATGAACTAAGGAAGGAGAACAGTAAGTTCATCACTTCTCTCAACTACACCACACAACAGTACTTAGCTGTTGAAGCTGATAACTCTGTGCTTAGAACTCAGATGATGGAGCTTACTAACAGGTTGCAATCTCTCAATGAAATTATCCAGTTCATGAGCTTGAATAACTTTGCTAATGTTAATGTTGCTGCTACTGCTTTTCTCTCTGATGATTCATCACCACCATCAATGGTTAATGACAACTTGATGATGCCTTGgaacatgatgatgatgatgatgtacaTGAACCACAACCACCAccaactacaacaacaacaacaacatgaagAGCAAGAACCAATGCTCATGAACATGTTTGAGTACTGTTAA